ATAGAAGAATGTGACTCGTCCACGTAGGTTGGAGGCTTACAGGGACCAGACAGAAATCAGCGACGCAGTGGGCGGGGGTTGCGATATTAGCCATGTTGGAGGTTGAGATGGTGAGATGGTGGGGTAAAATGATTTGAAGGGGAGATTAGGAGATGGGGAGATGCGGAGATCAGGGAGATGAGATGAGGATGTGGTCAGTGTGACCATATCCGTCCTTACATGACATAAAGACCACGACAAATTTACTTATCTGTGACTGTTCACATTCTCTTATAACGGTCAAGCCTCTGAGGTCTGAGTCTCCTGCATCTCTACACTTTGAGATATTCGGTTGACCGCACTTGTCAACTGTGCTTTTGGCATTTGAGCCCCTTCGGACTTGCGGTCCAAAAATAATCTGAATCCACTTTGTGAATCCATTTTGTGAGTCCATTTCCTGATTCCCTGATTCCAGGGTTCTCATCTTCTTAACCCTTTTAGCATGATCGACCCCGGGGGTACGCCCCTGGTTCCCaagtccccccccccccccactgaATTTTTGCCCGGGGATTTGAATATCTTCTGTGTCCAGATTCTCCCCTTTCCCCCTCAATGTCTCCTTTCGGCTCAGGAGCTGGATATGCCCTTAAGCGTCTTAGTGAAATTTCGCCCGTTCATCGAAACTGGAGActaaccttggaagtgtGATTCGGCTAAACTCGTGAGCCTCCACTAGATATATCTATGTGGCTATAATCGTGCTAAGCGCCTAACACACCTTTGTGTATTGGTGCGCCCTACTCAACGATAATTCTCACTTAACGATAATTTTTTTAAGTTTATATTAACTTTCTAAGCGTTTTACACTCTACCACGATAGCCGATTAAATTAAAACTCTCGAGGATCGAATTTCAAAGGATTTTAATATATTTCGTTTAGCTAAAAATCCTAAAATCGCCCTATTAGTGCGGGAATTTAGGGTTCTATACTAGCTACTACGCGCCTATATTTACGGGCGCGGTAGTAAAACTAATACTATAGGCGCTAAAAAGACCCTAAATCCTATCTAGGAAAGGGTATTAAAAACCTAGATCGatactgtcagggtgcgggctggcaggacggtatgataggagatgactggtaggaaccggtcgtaacagatcagattcccattgacaggtacaggcaggggcaggctattatacaagacgtagctcccagagctacaacaggatctagaactgaaggtcagataaacaggtcggagatcacgtgccgtgatcttcctcttactaagcatcacggttcgtACCGTGACACTAGTACCTTTTACTAACTATACTAGCCTAACTAGTGGTTAAAAGGAATTAATTACTAGCATTAAAGATATTTAATGCCGATAGTTAGGTTATACTACCTTGGTTTCTACCTAAGGGCTCTTTATATATAGAGGAATAGTACGAAAATCTTTAAACCCCTAATTTTCGTATTAAGCCTATACCTAATAGCTAGATCGACGATAAAACTTTGTGGCGTACCAAGCTTTATAACGCCGAAGTTTGAGCCTCGCCTGATTGTCTATTCATAATTTTACCTTTTACTCACAAACAGTCAGAACCCCAAGCTATTTCACAATAGTTGTCAAAGAGTGTACCTTGTGGTTACTTTCATCATTTACTCTTTGTCGTCAAGCAAGAAATGAGCGGAGGCATACGAACGTCCGGGACACTGAGACGGCTTGCGTTATCGATGGGccaagaaaaaaagcaaatctaATAAAGAATCCGACCTGTCCTCTTAATCCTGAAATATTCTTCCGCTTTTCTGTGGTATTTCTCGTCTTTGGCGAATACCCTTCCTAGAAGCATTTTTTGTGGTGAGACTTACGGCCCTATTTCATGCGTACAGACGCGCTCGAAAACAGTTTCATGTCTTCACTCTCTTCAATTGTTTCTCAAACTTACGCTTCCCTTTATGGTTAGCATACCCCTGACTCGTACTCGTGGCAGTATCTTAGTACAGTAATAAATAACGGCATTCCATTAGCTATCGTATCATGACTGTATGGGTCAGGACCTGTCCAGAACCATCCACCCTGCAAGTATGTCAAACATACTGGCTGGCAGGAGATTTGGTCGGTTTTCTGGTCACTGTGCCTCTCACCTTCCTCCCCCCTTCAATAAACACCGTTTACCCTACCGCTGTACTTCTACAATGAACAAGCAAAAAAATACATCGACAAATTACTGTTGAGATAAAAATAACTCTACAAACGCCTTTTCCGCCCTACCAAATACTGTATTCTTTTGTTCCTCGGCTCCAACTCTCCCTCGTCTTGAATAAGAACATACTACCACCGATAGACATGAACAGCCATGAAACAGCGCCAGGGACAGGAGCATAGAAATTCCTGAGCTGCAAGAAGGTATTGATTCGATATAGATCAACAAGATATGGGACACTGATTTGAAAGCACGAGAAAGATAACATGATTTGATGAACAGGCAATAGTCATTGTTGCTGTATGTATAGCGAAACAGGAGACACTGACAGGGCGGTATTCTGAAGGTAGCCACAGGAGGTTGAGTCCATTGTAGGTGATCCAGGAACGATCATCGCTTAATCCGTATCCACATGACATGACGTTCGAATTGTTGTGAAAGACGGCCTCGAAATTCTGGTGAGACCTCGCTTTTCTTGCTGCATTGTTATCCTATACGGTGATTTAAATCTAAAGAGAGACGAAATTGGCATTAGCGATTTGGACTGGGGAGAGAATTGGAAACCGCTTCATGCTGTAAATATGGAACTTTGATTTTTTGAAAAATCCAAAGCTACATGGGGCGTATACGTCCCAATTTGGTAGAAGAAATCTGGGATGCGGTGGCTTGCAATACAAGATAAACTTGTGCCGGATAGACAAGGTCCGGCTGGTTTCtgcaagaagaagcaagaaAAGCTGGGAATATGTCATAGAGCAAAGACTGCCGACCTTCGTATGCATCTAATAATGCTGGCTGACGTATAATTTCCGTACAGTATAAATTCCAGGACCCAAAGAGTAGGGAAACGATCAGTCCACTATTGGAAGTTTGCCGTGATGATATTGTCCCAAAAGCGAGCTTTCCAGGTCAGACTGATTGCGTTTTCTTTACTTTCAACGATGGTTGGCAAGATCTCACTCTCCACAGCTAACCCTGCGTTTCTCTTCTGGTCAGAAACCATTGCTGGTGAATAAAACCAGTCAGCCGGTCTTTATTCGAGGAGAGGAGGGGGGGCTTGCCTGCGAAGGGGCTCAGTATCTACGCACAAATCGGGATTCTCCATCGTTGTACCTGGTGCTATCCCATAGGTGCGGCAACAAACGCTCCATGTCaccgaagaaaaaagaatcaaGAGTATTACCGTCCAACTTGCGCATAATACCGTCAGTCAGATAGGAAGTAATCTTTTTGTGAGTGTTCTAGGACCCGACGCCAGCATTCTCGCTGAGGATGATGTCGTAATTCATCATTGGGCCTGCTAGTCTCTGGTTGAGCTCATGGTGATGCCAATCTCTCCAAGGCAGTGTGTATGGCGGACAACAAACGACGGTACAGCCCTGTCAAGTTGGAAGCGCCGGATGTATATTCGGTGCCCTAGGGAGCTTCCCGATGGGTGGAGATGCTTCGCTGTGTGACCCGGGTGGTGAAAGTCATAATACTGACCGGTTCGGGGTCGCAAAAGGTAGGACTGACCCTCTCTAAGTACGATCAGTTAGTGTGGACCAAGGAAGCCAAGGGGCGCGAGGATCGAACCCATGGTGAGATGCTCAACGCACCTTTACTGTGCTTAAGTACAGACGGCAAGGATGTTGAAATTCCTATTCCAGGAGGAGTGAGTCAACATATAACCCCTTTGCGGTGATATCACTTCAGGCAGAATTGCGAGACGGGTAGGGGTGGGTGCTCCTGGGAGTTCTTAGTTCCCCCTCTAGCTCAAAGTACATGATTGGCTGAGAAAATTGCCTGTGAGGCTCATACCTGGTTGGTATTCTAGTAGGCTCCTGGGAGCGTGTGGTGATCAATCAACCTCATTCAACAACGGCAAAAAAGAATTGACAGTATACGCCCGGAAAAGCCTTCTCATTTGTGCAGTCGTTAGAAAGAAGAAGTATCAAACTGATCCATCTCGTTGCTGTACTGAACATCAATTCCCTCGGTTTGTTTTGTTACAGGACAATATTGTAGACCTCTCGAGTAGATTCGCAAACTCGCCATCGTCCTACCAGAGGTTCAAGCCCGAAGGGTCATTGTGGGGCAAATTAATGAAATGATCCTGGGAGCAAAGCTGGAAGTGGGAGGTCGACAGGTCTAGAGCGAACGGTCGCATTGACGacgcaatttttttttttttgatgggACAATGGGGGTGATCTAGAGAAAAGCCACACGTGATGTGACTAGCGTGTTGCATTTTATTGATGTAGCTCAGGCCGCTCATACTTACGCTCAGCCCATGCTCAGTGAGTAGATCTAGGGTGCTCAGGTGACCATCAGGTGATGCTCAGTGAGCAGATCGGTGTGATTATGTAATACTCAGTGAGCGGATCAGGGCGCTCGGAGGCGTGCTCAATTTTACTCTGAGAGCAAAAAGCAAGAGGTGAGCACTAAATTGGAAAGGGAAAAGTCTCAAACGCCAGGCATTATCCGGTACATATGCATCCACTGAAGATCGTTTCACATTTTCATCTGTGGGGTCAATCAAATTGTCGATCAGCCACGTCATGATCACAGAGATAAAGTGATTTCCAGCCCGACATCCCTCCATCGGATGACCCAGCCCAATCTACTTGAACTCCCTCCGGGGGTTCAGCTTATCTACCTTGCCGAGGGAGGAGCAAACGTGATTTATCGATTTGTCAGAACTCCAGTATTCACCAAAAAAGACCCAAAGAGGTCATCTCCATCTGCACACGACCCGGATCATTGCCTACCAACCCAACTCACGGGAAAATTGCTCCGACTTCGGAAAGAAACCGCAGCCGACATTTCCTACATAAAGATTGTCCGGAACTTCGACACCATCATCCGACCGTTGTTCAACCCGGAAGAACTAGTCGACCAAATCCTCATCAAACTGCCAGACGGTCTCGTCTCCAGCTGTAACGAGCAACTCCAGACCGCCGAATCAAATGGCGCGCGGCCAAAGAAGCGTCATGGCAGCTATCTCTGTCTACATGAGCCATTCGGCCTCCTTATCACCGACATGACAACAGCCGGAGACCTCGGCACGAGTCTAGCCGAGCTTAAACCCAAATGGCTCAACCAGTCGCCGTCAGCGCCCGCGACAGCGCATAGATGTCGGACCTGTGCGTTAAGGGAGATGAAAAACCGTGAGTCGCAACTCCAAGGCCTGAAAGAGCGGCGGTCGTTCTGTCCGCTGGACCTGGTGTCGGAGCAGTATGAGAATGTGATGCGGGCGACAGGGTTGATCAAAGGGTGCAAGGATCGATCGCGACTGGCCCGTATTTTGTATCGGAATCCGACGCTGCAGAGACTGCAGTCCTTGCAGAAGACGGAGAGGGATGTCGGGCTGCAGGGTCCGGCGGCGCAATCTCAGGAGATCTCACTTGCGATGACGCTGCGGGACTGTACCATGTATATCAAGGTGAGTTCCATACTGCAAAATCAGGGGTTATTCTAGTCAGGGTTACTCGATTGTTGACTTCCCGCAGATCCCCCATGACGAAAAGTCACCTGTTGAAATCCGCCTTGGCGACCTCGATCTGAAGACCGGCGCTGGCGGCAAAGCTGGCTATTGGCGGGACTTGGAAACACGGCTGATTGACCAGGGCTGGTATCGGGGAAGCAATATCAGTCAATATGCGGGCGAGTGCGCTTTGCACAGCCCGTGAAGACCCTCCCAGACTCCATCAGTAGGAGACTATACGAACATCGTCTGGGATTGGGATTCGAGTACTTCATGCcttgggatttttttttttggttgttcGAGCAAACACCATGGATGTCCCGAGTGTGATTGGCGTGGCTCCTCTGGCTTGTAAAATATCTGACCTTTATGATTTATCTTCAAGCGGGTTTGTAGTTTCTCGGGGTGTGTTGGGGCAGGGGTGGGATTCTAATCATCTTCACAACTAAACGTTACTGCGAATGTGAGATGCTGTAAACAATACCCACTCCACTGACATTGGCCGAACGGAGTCATCTAAGCCCTACTCAACAAGCCATCCGAAGCTATCTCACGCTAAGCTCCATGAAGCTCGCACTAACCTATATACCAGGCAGATCCTTCTTGGAATTCCCCAGGGCTAAGTCGTAGCCTTATTGAACCTGGCTACTAGCAGCCACTTTAGCATGCTCGTCGGTCTGTGGTCCAAGCTCTTGGAATACGCCAGAATTGAAGGCGCATTCCTCTCTCACCCCACCGTTCCACTTCCCCAATTACTGCCACAAGTCCTTGTTTTATTGACCGGTGCTCCCACGCTCGTTGTCCAATCATTCCGTTTCCACTTTTCACCCCTTTCGTCGTACCCTCTATGACGTTTTCAGAATCAGTCGCAATGACTCGACAGCGACATCCTTCCCCCAAGCCAGCATTGAAATCGTGTAGCTGCGATCACAGCGCACAAGTCAGCCCGGTTGCTTGTTCTTTGGCCTTTCATGGCAGTGGGACCTGATTTCACGAGAGGAAAGCTTGAAGAGTCACAGACGTTAGGGTTCGGCGTGGCATTTCTGTACACGAAGCAACAGCCGGCTCTTAGGGTTTCACCGCCGTTGTCTCAGCAGGCGCCATCCGTGTAAACCAGGAATCGGCAGTTTTCGGCGTTACGATGAACGAATCGATGCAGAAGCGACGCATCCTtcacagctacgccgaatGGGATTTACATATCgacggaaaaaaaaaattagatcACCTCCCCAAGTACTGGACGTGCAAATCAGATGAAGATCGGAATTCTTTTCATGAAGATCATTACCGATCTTAGCTCTCTCGCACATCACATCGTCAAGATGCCATGATAGGCTGTCACATCGATGGTCGCGTACCGGGTCTCGTAAAATTCGATGTTCGCTGTGCTATAACAAGCGTTAATTGAGGGATCATTCCTGGTTTAAGCATGCTACCTTTTACCCTCTTGAGCTACTGCATGTTGTACGTATGTGAAGCAGATCAGGTTCGTTTCAGGGTGTGCTGTGTCACATTCTTTTGTGCTTTGAGTCGTTTAAGGTCAGAGATTTACATCGTCACTCTGAGGTATTTACAAATATAAGATCCTTGAGCTACATTTTACATCGTAAAATGCACAATCGGGTAACCTGCACTCGGGAAATCAGCATTTCAATACAAAACAAGAGATAATCTCCCCGCTGCCCGATAACCGCacttctccccccccccaacacCCATCTCTCCAACCAAAAATGGACCCCAAAGTTGGAGTCGGCGTCTTCGTTTTCAATGCTGCAGGCAAATTCGTCATTGGCAAGCGAAAGGGAAGTCTTGGTGCTGGTATGTACATCGCATTTGCACTCACTCCCACACGTGCAACAGAGAAGCCATTGTACGCAACTAGAAGCAAAGGCTTACGGTTCGTGATGACAGGCACATGGGGATTACCGGGTGGACACCTCGAGTTTGGTGAATCCTTCGAGACCTGTGCAGCGCGTGAGACCCTTGAAGAAACAGGCCTGAAGATCCAGAATGTACGGTTCCTGAATGCCACGAATTCAATCATGAAAATGGAGAATAAACACTACATTACCATTTTCATGGGTGGTGTCTGTGAGGAGGGTGTTGATCCTCAGGTATGTTGATTTGAATCTGCTGTTGGAGTGAACTGGCCTTCGGGGCATTTCCCCACATCGCGGCTGCGGACCCGAGCTTACTGATTGGGTAGGTGATTGAGCCGGAGAAGTGCGAGGGATGGGAATGGATTTCATGGGATGAGTTGCGGATCTATGGGGACGAGGAGAGAAAGGCTTGTGTCGGGGTTGAGGGGAGGAGGTTGTTTTCGCCTCTTTTGGAGTTGTTTAGACAGCGTCCGGAGTTTCGGGTTTGAATGTCCAGCAGAGATTCGAATTCATACAGTGCGGAGCTAACAGAGAACCTGGGATTCTCGGAAATAAATCCACTGAACTAGATTTGACTCTCTCACGGTTCAACGACATCAGATCTGCCATTATAGGTTATGGTTCATTCTCTTCCCGATCCTTTCCAGTGGACACAACTTAGAAGCTTACTTCCGATGGTGCTTCAATGCTATCAAATTTAAATACCACGCGAGCCAGTTTTTCCATCAGCTTCCCGTTTACTCCGCACTTGCAGGAGAACTTTCGACAAGTATGAGCGCACTGCCTCTTGTAGCCACAGGGGCGAGGCCCTGAGCGACCCAATCACCGACGAATGGGTAGGCACACTGGTTTGCCCACTTTTCCAAGTAACAATGTGTTCCACCACTGCCTGGGAGACGTCCTTTACATTCAGGAGTGGTTGCCGGAAATCAGCTTCATATGTGGTGAAGCCTTTGATCATGGGAGTCTGGACCCACAAAGGGTGAATGATGCTTAGGGGATATCAGTATCATTTCCATTGGAAGAAACGCGTCCCCAAACTTACCTCGTCCGCACATTTGGAGCCTTGTGCCAATACTTTAACTCTTGCCGGAGACCTTCCTGGAAAGACATGGCGCCCGCTTTCGAAGCAGCATAGCTCACCATCTCGCCGAGAGTCAGAAAGCTCGCAACGCTCGCAACTGTTATGACATGGCCCCGGTTCATGCGGATCATAAACGGAAGGAATTCTTTCATGAGGAGGAAATGAGAGATGAGGTTGACATCGAAGGTCTGACGCAGTTTCTCCTCTGGCATTTCGAGAATGGTACCATGGTGGAAAACACCCGCGTTGTTGATGATCACGGTTGGCTCTCCATGTGACTTGCGAATAGCAGCGCCCGTTTTGGAAAGAGATTGGGCCGATGTGATATCTGTATGGTAGAATGTCACGTTTTCGGGAAGCTCCAAGGTAGGCGGGTTGATATCAAGGATCACCACGCGTACTTGCTTGCGAGAAAGGTCTTCCATTATTTGTCTGCCGATGCCACCACTCCCGCCGGTCAGCAGGACTAGCTCATTTTCTGGGATCCATGGCTCGCTGGCCTGGAAGTGGTTGACAACTCGCTCGGAAAGATTGGAGTTGAGGTAGTAAATGATACACGAGACGATCCCAATGCTCAGCAAAGACGTGGTGATGATAGCACTCAAGAAGTCAAACATGGTGTCAACGAAGAGTTCTGCGAGTACACAAGGTCTGAGCAGTCTTCACTCCAGAATGGTCtcagaaagagaaagaaacgTCACGGGCAAGTTCCTCCTCTCCCCTCTTACAATGGAGTTGCCCAGTGGGGTCACAACAGGCTAGTGCTGACTCGCATTGAAAGTGGCCAATGTGATGATCGTATCACTTCTTCGTTGCTGTTTGGATTTGACCGTCAAATCCATTTCGTTGTAGATTTTATCCTCCACAAGAGAAACTCTACAGAATAATCCCATTGTGATAGCCCGATATTAGATACGAGCAAGAAGAACATCTGACGTGTGTCGTCCAAGTAGAATCATTCTAAATGACCCGAGCGTGATCGGTTGTCATTGACACAAAGTGTCTCCAATCCGGATGGTGGAGGGGGGCGGTGGTACGGCAACAGGTTCGTGCGCCAGACCTAATTTTCCCATTAAATGTTGACGTAGCTCACCGCTGGCTATTTCAATCGTTCCTTGTTTTGAGATTCAAATGTGACGCTACTTTTACCAGCGACTAAATTTGAACTGTTGAATTGTCAAAAGGCGACAAACCCTATCTGCAGAAGACGTTTAACCCATGAGCAGTGGAAGAGATCTTATCGGGCCGTTTCAGCGGGTGACAACAGGTCAAAGGTCGACGGTCGAAAATTGATCAGCAGACATCgaacttcaagatcaaaatGAGGGTGTGATGTGTTCAGGTTTCTAACATCCTTACATCCGAAAGTATGCTGCCGGCAAAATGAGGTGCTGGAATCGGGAGACTGCCCGAGAGGGAAGGTAGGGGGGTAGGGGCGTCCCGGTCAGAATCAGCGTTGATACTTGCGGAGAGCGTTGCGTTGTCTTcgtacgaagtacggagtacggagtactcggTACAGTCTTTTGTCCCCACCCCGA
Above is a window of Penicillium digitatum chromosome 2, complete sequence DNA encoding:
- a CDS encoding Short-chain dehydrogenase/reductase SDR, translated to MFDFLSAIITTSLLSIGIVSCIIYYLNSNLSERVVNHFQASEPWIPENELVLLTGGSGGIGRQIMEDLSRKQVRVVILDINPPTLELPENVTFYHTDITSAQSLSKTGAAIRKSHGEPTVIINNAGVFHHGTILEMPEEKLRQTFDVNLISHFLLMKEFLPFMIRMNRGHVITVASVASFLTLGEMVSYAASKAGAMSFQEGLRQELKYWHKAPNVRTSIIHPLWVQTPMIKGFTTYEADFRQPLLNVKDVSQAVVEHIVTWKSGQTSVPTHSSVIGSLRASPLWLQEAVRSYLSKVLLQVRTLKHHRKSDVVEP
- a CDS encoding Inositol-pentakisphosphate 2-kinase, with amino-acid sequence MTQPNLLELPPGVQLIYLAEGGANVIYRFVRTPVFTKKDPKRSSPSAHDPDHCLPTQLTGKLLRLRKETAADISYIKIVRNFDTIIRPLFNPEELVDQILIKLPDGLVSSCNEQLQTAESNGARPKKRHGSYLCLHEPFGLLITDMTTAGDLGTSLAELKPKWLNQSPSAPATAHRCRTCALREMKNRESQLQGLKERRSFCPLDLVSEQYENVMRATGLIKGCKDRSRLARILYRNPTLQRLQSLQKTERDVGLQGPAAQSQEISLAMTLRDCTMYIKIPHDEKSPVEIRLGDLDLKTGAGGKAGYWRDLETRLIDQGWYRGSNISQYAGECALHSP
- a CDS encoding NUDIX hydrolase domain-like, whose amino-acid sequence is MDPKVGVGVFVFNAAGKFVIGKRKGSLGAGTWGLPGGHLEFGESFETCAARETLEETGLKIQNVRFLNATNSIMKMENKHYITIFMGGVCEEGVDPQVIEPEKCEGWEWISWDELRIYGDEERKACVGVEGRRLFSPLLELFRQRPEFRV